From Chlamydiifrater volucris, one genomic window encodes:
- the rplN gene encoding 50S ribosomal protein L14 — protein sequence MIQQETQLKVADNTGAKRVKCFKVLGGSKKRYATVGDVIVCSVRDTEPDSSVKKGDVVKAVIVRTRCDISRKDGSKLRFDSNSCVIIDDKGNPKGTRIFGPVAREIRDKGFIKISSLAPEVI from the coding sequence ATGATTCAACAAGAAACTCAACTGAAAGTTGCCGATAATACTGGAGCGAAGAGAGTAAAGTGCTTTAAGGTCTTAGGCGGATCTAAGAAGCGTTATGCTACTGTAGGCGATGTGATAGTTTGTTCTGTTCGTGATACAGAGCCTGATAGCTCAGTTAAGAAAGGGGACGTAGTTAAAGCAGTAATTGTTCGTACTCGATGTGATATTTCTAGGAAAGACGGATCAAAGCTCCGATTTGATTCTAATAGTTGTGTCATTATCGACGATAAAGGGAATCCAAAAGGCACTCGTATTTTTGGGCCAGTAGCTCGAGAAATTCGAGATAAAGGTTTTATCAAGATTAGTTCTTTGGCTCCTGAAGTTATTTAA
- the rpsQ gene encoding 30S ribosomal protein S17 codes for MQSRGRRKVKVGVVVSSKMMNTVVVRVERMYPHPQYSKVVRDSKRYYAHVEEQEGVKEGDTVRIVETRPISKLKRWRVVEVVK; via the coding sequence ATGCAATCTCGAGGCAGAAGAAAAGTTAAGGTTGGTGTTGTCGTATCTTCCAAGATGATGAACACTGTTGTGGTAAGAGTGGAGAGGATGTATCCTCATCCTCAATACTCTAAGGTTGTCAGGGATTCTAAAAGATACTATGCCCATGTGGAAGAACAAGAAGGGGTTAAAGAAGGGGATACTGTTCGTATCGTTGAAACGAGGCCAATCTCTAAATTAAAGAGATGGCGAGTGGTCGAAGTTGTTAAATAA
- the rpmC gene encoding 50S ribosomal protein L29, protein MKRGVVLEELRAKSNSDLDAYIEEMKRQIFSLKEEVVLSNKSVKAHLFSECRKNIARALTIKQERAKGKENG, encoded by the coding sequence ATGAAGCGTGGAGTTGTTTTAGAGGAGCTACGAGCCAAGAGTAATAGTGATTTGGACGCTTATATAGAAGAAATGAAGAGGCAAATATTTTCCTTAAAGGAAGAAGTTGTTCTTAGTAATAAGTCGGTTAAAGCACATTTATTTAGTGAGTGCCGCAAAAATATTGCTAGGGCTCTAACCATTAAACAAGAAAGAGCTAAAGGTAAAGAAAATGGCTGA
- the rplP gene encoding 50S ribosomal protein L16 — MLMPKRMKFRKQQKGQFAGLSKGGNFVDFGEFGMQTLERGWITSRQIEACRVAINRHLKRKGKVWIRIFPDKSVSKKPAETRMGKGKGAPDHWVAVVRPGRILFEVANVPREEAQNALRRAAAKLGIKTRFVKRVERV, encoded by the coding sequence ATGTTAATGCCTAAACGAATGAAGTTTCGAAAGCAGCAGAAAGGCCAATTTGCTGGGTTAAGCAAAGGTGGAAATTTTGTTGATTTCGGAGAGTTTGGGATGCAGACCCTCGAGAGAGGTTGGATAACTAGCCGTCAAATTGAGGCGTGCAGGGTGGCTATCAATAGACATTTGAAGAGAAAAGGAAAGGTTTGGATTCGAATTTTTCCTGATAAGAGTGTTTCGAAAAAGCCTGCAGAAACTCGTATGGGTAAGGGAAAAGGGGCTCCGGATCACTGGGTTGCTGTGGTTCGTCCTGGCAGGATTCTCTTTGAGGTGGCCAATGTGCCTCGAGAAGAAGCGCAGAATGCGTTAAGAAGAGCTGCGGCAAAGTTGGGAATTAAGACCAGGTTTGTTAAGCGAGTAGAGAGGGTTTAG
- the rpsC gene encoding 30S ribosomal protein S3, whose product MGQKGCPIGFRTGVNKSWRSLWFGNKKEFGEFLVEDVRIREFLKKKPSCQGAAGFTIRRMSEKIEVTIHTSRPGLVIGKKGTEVDLLKEELRKLTGREVWVEIAEVKRPELNAKIVADGIAKQIERRVAFRRAMKKAMQSVMDAGALGVKIQVSGRLAGAEIARSEWYKEGKVPLHTLRADIDYAISTAETTYGIIGIKVWINLGEKTSATAPVVAA is encoded by the coding sequence ATGGGTCAGAAGGGATGTCCTATAGGATTTCGCACTGGAGTTAACAAAAGTTGGCGTTCTCTTTGGTTTGGAAACAAAAAAGAGTTTGGAGAGTTTCTTGTGGAGGATGTCCGCATCCGAGAGTTTTTGAAGAAGAAACCTTCTTGTCAAGGAGCGGCTGGATTTACGATTCGCAGGATGAGTGAAAAGATAGAGGTGACGATACATACTTCGCGGCCGGGATTGGTTATAGGCAAAAAGGGTACTGAAGTAGACCTTTTGAAAGAAGAGCTTAGAAAGTTAACTGGGCGAGAAGTGTGGGTAGAGATAGCCGAAGTTAAGCGTCCAGAGTTGAATGCTAAGATCGTTGCTGATGGAATTGCTAAGCAGATCGAGAGGCGAGTGGCGTTTCGCCGAGCTATGAAGAAAGCAATGCAATCTGTCATGGACGCGGGAGCGTTAGGAGTAAAGATCCAGGTTTCTGGGAGATTGGCTGGTGCTGAGATTGCTCGTTCCGAGTGGTATAAGGAAGGGAAAGTGCCTTTGCATACGTTGAGAGCTGATATAGATTACGCTATCTCAACTGCTGAGACTACCTATGGAATTATAGGAATTAAAGTTTGGATAAATCTTGGAGAGAAAACTTCAGCGACTGCTCCTGTAGTGGCCGCATAA
- the rplV gene encoding 50S ribosomal protein L22: protein MFKATARYIRVQPRKARLVAGIIRNLSVADAAVQLSFVQAKSGKLFKKVLDSAVANAELHDNVKREKLSVLEVRVDAGPTYKRIKSKSRGGRSPVLKRTSHLTVVVGEN from the coding sequence ATGTTTAAGGCTACGGCTCGTTATATTAGGGTGCAGCCGAGGAAGGCTAGACTCGTTGCTGGGATAATACGGAATTTGAGTGTTGCTGATGCGGCTGTTCAGCTTAGCTTTGTACAAGCGAAATCTGGAAAGCTTTTTAAAAAGGTTTTAGATAGTGCTGTGGCTAATGCAGAGCTTCATGACAATGTTAAGCGGGAAAAATTGAGTGTGTTAGAGGTTCGAGTTGATGCTGGACCTACATACAAACGAATAAAATCTAAAAGTCGTGGTGGAAGGTCTCCTGTTTTAAAGAGGACTAGCCATTTAACTGTTGTTGTCGGAGAGAACTAG
- the rpsS gene encoding 30S ribosomal protein S19 codes for MARSLRKGPFVDHHLLKKVRDMNQSEKKSPIKTWSRRSMIIPEMVGHTFEVHNGKKFLSVFVSETMVGHKLGEFAPTRIFKSHPVKKG; via the coding sequence ATGGCTAGATCGTTAAGAAAAGGACCCTTTGTTGATCATCATTTGTTGAAGAAGGTTCGTGACATGAATCAAAGCGAGAAAAAGTCGCCTATTAAGACTTGGTCTCGCCGCTCCATGATTATACCTGAGATGGTGGGGCATACTTTTGAAGTTCATAACGGGAAGAAGTTTCTCTCTGTCTTTGTCTCTGAGACTATGGTGGGGCATAAGTTGGGGGAATTTGCTCCAACTAGGATATTCAAAAGCCATCCGGTTAAAAAAGGTTAA
- the rplB gene encoding 50S ribosomal protein L2, which translates to MFKKFKPVTPGSRQLVLPRFDELTRIGDLNGSASKRSVRPQKKLSVFIKKSGGRDNLGHISCRHIGGGHKRLYRIIDFKRNKDGIPAKVASVEYDPNRSAYIALLQYIDGEKRYIIAAKGMQRGDEVFSGEDSPYKVGCCMSLKKIPLGSSVHNVEMRPGGGGKLVRSAGLSAQVLAKSNGYVTLKMPSGEFRMLHEGCRATLGEVSNADHNLRNDGKAGRRRWQGVRPTVRGTAMNPVDHPHGGGEGRHNGYIPRTPWGKMTKGLKTRAKRKSNKWIVKDRRK; encoded by the coding sequence ATGTTTAAGAAGTTTAAGCCAGTCACTCCAGGATCTAGGCAGTTAGTTCTTCCTCGGTTTGATGAGTTAACCAGGATTGGAGACTTGAATGGATCTGCTTCTAAGAGAAGCGTAAGACCGCAGAAAAAATTGTCTGTGTTCATTAAGAAGAGTGGTGGAAGGGATAATTTAGGTCATATCTCTTGTCGTCATATCGGTGGGGGACACAAGCGTCTTTACCGAATCATAGATTTCAAAAGAAACAAAGATGGTATTCCAGCTAAAGTGGCTTCTGTCGAATATGATCCTAATAGATCTGCATACATAGCGCTTTTGCAGTATATTGATGGGGAGAAGCGGTATATTATAGCGGCCAAGGGGATGCAGCGAGGGGATGAGGTTTTCTCTGGAGAGGATAGTCCTTACAAGGTTGGCTGTTGCATGTCATTGAAGAAAATTCCTTTGGGCTCTTCTGTTCACAATGTTGAAATGCGCCCCGGAGGTGGAGGCAAGCTTGTTCGATCTGCTGGATTATCGGCTCAAGTTTTAGCTAAAAGTAATGGCTATGTGACTTTAAAGATGCCTTCGGGAGAGTTTCGTATGCTTCATGAAGGTTGTCGTGCGACTTTAGGGGAAGTCTCTAATGCCGATCACAATTTAAGAAATGATGGGAAAGCTGGAAGGCGTCGCTGGCAAGGAGTTCGGCCCACAGTTCGCGGTACAGCAATGAACCCTGTTGATCATCCGCATGGAGGTGGGGAAGGTCGACATAATGGTTATATCCCGCGTACTCCTTGGGGTAAGATGACGAAGGGATTAAAGACTAGAGCTAAACGTAAGAGCAATAAGTGGATTGTAAAAGACCGTAGGAAATAG
- the rplW gene encoding 50S ribosomal protein L23, whose amino-acid sequence MSSPYDVIKGYYITEKAKVLESLSLGDGSGRKSGSYSADPKFVFLVAQDATKPSIAKALEQIYAEKNARVLKVNTICVKPKAKRVFRSRKKGKSAGFKKAIVTFQAGFSVA is encoded by the coding sequence ATGTCTAGTCCTTATGATGTGATTAAAGGGTATTACATAACAGAGAAAGCTAAGGTTCTAGAAAGTTTAAGTCTTGGTGACGGCTCTGGGAGAAAGTCGGGGAGTTATTCCGCCGATCCGAAGTTTGTGTTTTTGGTGGCACAAGATGCAACAAAGCCTAGTATCGCAAAAGCTTTAGAGCAAATTTATGCGGAGAAAAACGCTCGAGTACTGAAGGTGAACACTATTTGTGTTAAGCCTAAGGCGAAGCGTGTATTTCGTAGTCGGAAGAAAGGGAAGTCTGCAGGATTTAAGAAAGCTATAGTTACTTTTCAGGCGGGTTTTTCTGTCGCTTAG
- the rplD gene encoding 50S ribosomal protein L4, producing MVMLSKYNFSGERVGEVELSDLFFSEKGVNRQVVKDYLVALRANKRQWSACTKGRSEVSHSTKKPFKQKGTGNARQGCLAAPQFRGGGIVFGPKPKFDQHIRINKKERRSALRYLLAQKIQSNVFFVVEDEVFSSMSAPKTRLVAQFLRNCQVEERGVLFVDSKKHVHSNESFRKSVRNLAACKGFAYNENLNGYDVASSRGIVISESAFFESVERLLQGVSGE from the coding sequence ATGGTGATGTTGTCGAAATATAATTTCTCTGGGGAGAGGGTTGGAGAGGTTGAGTTGAGTGATCTCTTTTTCTCTGAAAAGGGGGTTAATCGTCAGGTCGTAAAAGATTATTTGGTGGCTTTGCGTGCAAACAAGCGTCAGTGGTCTGCTTGTACTAAGGGGCGGTCAGAGGTAAGTCATTCGACTAAGAAGCCTTTTAAGCAAAAAGGAACTGGGAATGCGCGGCAGGGGTGTTTGGCGGCTCCTCAATTTCGAGGAGGAGGAATAGTTTTTGGTCCTAAGCCAAAGTTTGATCAGCATATTCGTATTAACAAAAAAGAGCGTCGTTCGGCTTTGAGGTATCTTTTAGCTCAGAAGATACAGTCTAATGTGTTCTTTGTTGTGGAGGATGAGGTTTTTTCTTCTATGTCGGCTCCAAAAACTAGGCTGGTGGCGCAGTTTTTGAGGAATTGTCAAGTAGAAGAGAGGGGGGTTTTGTTTGTTGATTCGAAAAAGCATGTGCATTCGAATGAAAGTTTTAGAAAGAGTGTAAGAAATTTAGCTGCTTGCAAGGGTTTTGCTTACAACGAAAACTTAAATGGGTATGATGTTGCGTCTTCTAGGGGGATTGTGATCTCTGAAAGTGCGTTTTTTGAGTCTGTGGAGCGATTGCTTCAAGGTGTTTCGGGAGAGTAG
- the rplC gene encoding 50S ribosomal protein L3 produces MQAQLSLMGKKKGMVHIFDKEGVLVPCSVISLENNIVSQIKTVESDGYSAVQLAFEEIVVSDPRTALRRVGKPLAGHTAKFGDKFFRHFKEVRVSEDSLGEFSLGQSLGIELFESVVSVDVSGVSKGKGFQGVMKKYGFRGGPASHGSGFHRHAGSTGMRSTPGRCFPGSPRPSHMGADNVTVKNLEVVKVDVDRKVLLVKGAVPGGKGGLVVVKRSMVSKGK; encoded by the coding sequence ATGCAAGCGCAGCTTAGTTTGATGGGAAAGAAAAAGGGAATGGTGCACATCTTTGATAAGGAAGGTGTTTTGGTCCCTTGTTCTGTGATCAGTTTAGAAAATAACATTGTTTCTCAGATTAAAACTGTAGAGTCCGATGGGTACTCGGCTGTGCAGTTGGCTTTTGAGGAGATCGTTGTTTCGGATCCTCGCACAGCTCTCCGCAGGGTTGGCAAGCCGCTTGCTGGGCATACGGCTAAGTTTGGGGATAAGTTTTTTAGGCATTTCAAGGAAGTAAGGGTTTCTGAAGATTCTTTGGGGGAATTTTCTCTTGGGCAGTCTTTGGGGATAGAGCTTTTTGAAAGTGTTGTTTCCGTAGATGTTAGTGGGGTTTCCAAGGGTAAGGGTTTTCAGGGAGTTATGAAAAAATATGGCTTTCGAGGGGGGCCTGCTAGTCATGGTTCAGGGTTTCATAGGCATGCTGGTTCTACTGGGATGCGTTCAACTCCGGGGAGGTGTTTTCCTGGAAGTCCTAGACCGAGTCATATGGGGGCTGATAATGTCACTGTAAAGAATCTAGAGGTTGTTAAAGTAGATGTGGATCGCAAGGTTCTTTTGGTGAAGGGGGCTGTTCCTGGTGGAAAGGGTGGTCTAGTTGTGGTTAAGCGTTCAATGGTTTCTAAGGGCAAGTAA
- the fmt gene encoding methionyl-tRNA formyltransferase, with protein sequence MSNLKAIFFGTPVFARTVLAGLLEKGVSILSVVTRMDKPGKRSSATVPSPVKELALQKGIPLLQPEKASDPVFVEELRNIGADIFLVVAYGSILRQVVLDIPKHGCYNLHAGLLPSYRGAAPIQRCIMDGVTESGNTVIRMDAGMDTGDIALKTRVPVLPDMTAGELAEVLSLGGADALIRVMQEIEEGSLTLEKQNDSLASLAPKLEKAEGKLCWDRSIEEVYNCFRGVTPSPGAWMSVSIRGSGPKRLSILEARPVHGSFQGRPGDLLKISKKDLVVLCRSGALSLKKVKLEGKTALSIENFLNGIAENEVLAWPC encoded by the coding sequence TTGTCGAATCTTAAGGCTATTTTTTTTGGTACTCCTGTTTTTGCTCGGACAGTGTTGGCTGGGTTGTTAGAGAAGGGGGTTTCCATTCTTTCTGTAGTTACTCGGATGGATAAGCCTGGGAAAAGATCCAGTGCAACGGTGCCTTCTCCTGTGAAAGAGCTCGCTTTGCAAAAAGGTATTCCGTTACTGCAGCCCGAGAAGGCTTCAGATCCTGTATTTGTAGAGGAATTGCGTAATATTGGTGCTGATATATTCCTGGTTGTGGCTTATGGGTCTATTCTCAGACAGGTGGTTTTAGACATTCCTAAGCATGGATGTTACAACCTGCACGCGGGGTTGTTGCCTTCATACAGGGGAGCCGCGCCCATCCAGCGTTGTATAATGGATGGAGTTACTGAGAGCGGGAATACGGTTATCCGTATGGATGCAGGTATGGATACAGGAGATATTGCTCTCAAAACACGGGTCCCGGTTTTGCCTGACATGACTGCAGGAGAATTAGCAGAAGTTCTTTCTTTGGGTGGGGCAGATGCTTTAATCCGGGTCATGCAAGAGATAGAAGAGGGTTCGTTAACATTAGAAAAACAGAACGATTCTTTGGCCTCCTTAGCGCCGAAACTAGAGAAAGCCGAAGGCAAGTTATGTTGGGATCGTTCTATCGAGGAAGTTTATAATTGCTTCCGTGGAGTGACGCCTTCTCCTGGAGCGTGGATGTCCGTTTCGATTCGGGGAAGCGGGCCTAAAAGGCTCTCTATTCTTGAAGCCCGCCCTGTTCATGGAAGTTTTCAAGGGAGACCAGGGGATCTCTTGAAAATATCAAAAAAAGATTTGGTAGTTCTCTGTAGGAGTGGGGCTTTATCTTTAAAGAAGGTGAAGCTAGAGGGGAAAACTGCTTTAAGCATAGAGAATTTTTTAAACGGAATTGCAGAGAATGAGGTTTTGGCTTGGCCTTGTTGA
- the lpxA gene encoding acyl-ACP--UDP-N-acetylglucosamine O-acyltransferase produces the protein MTNIHPTAIVEPGAQIGENVVIEPFAVIKATVVLEDRVVVKSHAYIDGHTTIGEGTTIWPSAMIGNKPQDLKYRGEKTFVVIGKNCEIREFAIITSSTFEGTKVSIGDNCLLMPGVHIAHNCSIGNHVIISNYTQLAGHVQVGDYAVIGGMVGVHQFVRIGAYSMIGGLSGVRRDVPPYTIGMGDPLVLGGINKVGLQRRKLPFSVRSALIKAFKIVYSSSYSFKEALGIAEQEVGAVPEVAYFLDFCKEDSKRGIERNTKKVFFMEQNSEREEVLVES, from the coding sequence ATGACGAACATTCATCCAACAGCGATAGTGGAGCCAGGGGCGCAGATAGGTGAGAATGTTGTTATCGAGCCGTTCGCAGTGATTAAAGCTACCGTAGTGTTAGAAGATCGCGTTGTCGTTAAGTCGCATGCTTACATAGATGGCCACACTACAATAGGAGAGGGGACTACTATTTGGCCTTCAGCTATGATAGGTAACAAGCCCCAGGATTTGAAATACCGCGGAGAAAAAACTTTTGTTGTCATTGGCAAGAATTGTGAGATTCGGGAGTTTGCTATTATAACTTCTTCGACTTTTGAAGGGACAAAAGTTTCCATAGGGGACAATTGTTTACTCATGCCGGGGGTGCACATTGCTCATAATTGTTCCATAGGGAATCATGTGATCATTAGTAACTACACGCAGCTAGCAGGTCACGTGCAGGTGGGAGATTACGCTGTTATAGGGGGAATGGTAGGAGTCCACCAGTTTGTGCGTATAGGCGCGTATTCCATGATTGGAGGATTGAGTGGTGTTAGGAGGGACGTGCCCCCCTACACTATAGGCATGGGAGATCCTCTTGTTCTGGGAGGAATCAACAAGGTTGGATTGCAAAGGCGTAAGTTGCCTTTTTCTGTAAGATCTGCTCTAATTAAGGCCTTTAAAATAGTTTACTCCTCAAGTTACTCATTCAAAGAAGCTTTAGGTATCGCGGAGCAAGAGGTTGGCGCGGTTCCTGAGGTAGCTTATTTTCTGGATTTTTGCAAGGAAGATAGTAAACGAGGAATAGAGCGTAATACAAAGAAGGTGTTTTTCATGGAGCAGAATTCAGAAAGAGAGGAAGTGCTTGTCGAATCTTAA
- the fabZ gene encoding 3-hydroxyacyl-ACP dehydratase FabZ, translating into MNGEALSVKDILELLPHRFPFLLVDRVVAYSFEEKSITAQKNVSFNEQFFVGHFPDAPIMPGVLIIEALAQAAGLLLGMLLTKEEREKKVSLFLGVKEAKFRQAVRPGDILTLQANFSVLSAKGGKAEAKAFVEAGLAAEAFISFALVDKASI; encoded by the coding sequence ATGAATGGTGAAGCACTTTCTGTGAAGGACATACTTGAGTTACTTCCTCATAGGTTTCCATTTCTTTTGGTGGATCGTGTGGTGGCGTACAGTTTTGAAGAAAAGTCTATTACGGCGCAAAAGAACGTATCGTTCAACGAGCAGTTTTTTGTAGGACACTTCCCTGACGCTCCTATTATGCCTGGGGTGTTAATTATAGAGGCCTTAGCACAGGCAGCGGGGCTGCTATTGGGAATGTTGCTAACGAAGGAAGAGAGAGAGAAAAAAGTTTCTTTATTTTTAGGTGTCAAAGAAGCTAAGTTTCGGCAAGCAGTGAGACCGGGAGATATTTTGACTCTTCAAGCAAATTTTTCGGTTCTTTCTGCCAAGGGGGGGAAGGCCGAGGCTAAGGCTTTTGTTGAGGCAGGGTTAGCTGCTGAAGCTTTTATTAGTTTTGCTCTTGTAGATAAAGCATCAATTTAA
- the lpxC gene encoding UDP-3-O-acyl-N-acetylglucosamine deacetylase, which yields MLERAQKTLKKGVRFSGVGVHSGKVAEIFLLPAEENTGVVFQRRNPESGEYVDIPARLDCVSNTGRSTSLQREGVSVVTIEHLLAALRACEIDNVFIRSSEEEIPIGDGSSESFVRIIQQAGVCSQGSSVFPRKLSRPVFYQSGDIFLAAFPSDEFKISYTLHYPHCRMIGTQYRSLVITEEVFKKEIAPCRTFALYNELCFLMEKGLIRGGSLENAVIFKDDGIICKGKLRFTDEPVRHKMLDLIGDLSLVGQPFLAHVVAVGSGHSSNIALAKELVSVLQ from the coding sequence ATGTTAGAACGAGCACAAAAGACGTTGAAAAAAGGGGTTAGGTTCTCTGGAGTAGGGGTTCATTCAGGAAAAGTTGCAGAAATTTTTTTATTGCCTGCTGAAGAGAACACAGGGGTTGTTTTTCAACGACGCAATCCAGAATCTGGAGAGTATGTGGATATTCCTGCACGTTTGGATTGCGTATCTAACACAGGGAGGAGCACCTCGTTACAAAGAGAAGGAGTTTCGGTTGTAACCATAGAGCACCTTCTAGCTGCGTTGAGGGCTTGCGAAATTGATAACGTGTTTATTAGATCTTCAGAAGAAGAGATTCCTATAGGGGACGGTAGTTCAGAGTCCTTTGTTCGGATCATTCAGCAAGCAGGGGTTTGTTCTCAGGGTAGCTCTGTTTTTCCCCGGAAGTTATCTCGGCCTGTTTTTTACCAGTCGGGAGACATATTTCTGGCTGCCTTCCCCTCTGATGAATTTAAGATTAGTTACACTTTGCATTATCCTCATTGCCGAATGATAGGAACGCAATACCGCTCCTTGGTGATTACAGAAGAAGTTTTTAAAAAAGAAATTGCTCCTTGTAGAACCTTTGCTTTGTATAATGAGCTGTGTTTTTTAATGGAGAAAGGGCTTATTCGAGGGGGCTCTTTGGAGAACGCTGTAATTTTCAAAGATGATGGAATTATTTGTAAGGGAAAATTAAGATTTACGGATGAACCAGTAAGACATAAAATGTTAGATCTAATAGGGGATCTTTCGTTGGTTGGGCAACCGTTTCTCGCTCATGTAGTGGCAGTAGGATCGGGGCACTCTTCGAATATTGCATTAGCTAAGGAATTGGTCTCGGTTCTACAATAA
- the lnt gene encoding apolipoprotein N-acyltransferase, which produces MLNKVVLLLSFFLMILSQPDIAPLVSLVGGLVGYGLYWHSVEAYSSRKRLVISFLWMAGVSAIHFSWMASASLLGWVIYFPWLALIIVSGVVFSLFSSGLFWIKKRQSFCFVVFTFPFLWVFWETIRYHCIFSGISLDYIGWALTGVPYLAQFSSFFGWSGLSVIVIATNISFLYFLESRQLRFFVPFLCISLVPFCLGGMFREIVKYREKLTSVRSVKVALLQTAEPPFIAIPSNALSVWERIFRLCSRIDTQVDLMVMPEVSVPFGVHRKVYPAKDFSILQETWFGNKSSFPDASLLSNKEVACELSNKFNCDLVMGFERFVDTTRHFYNSALMFSPGNILSGCYDKRILVPGGEYIPGGKVGEKFFRFFCPEYVLPYVREPGIRSGIFVSKDGIPFAVTICYEETFGHLVREYKRLGAQLLINISNDGWYPKSRLPKVHFLHGVTRNLECGLPCIRACHTGVTAVVDSLGRVVAKLPEDSMIRKVLPGVLIAEISLFEYCTPYVIYGDWPVRVISWAAVVIFLWWYFRFQQQYRGIA; this is translated from the coding sequence ATGTTGAACAAAGTTGTTCTTCTTCTGTCGTTTTTCTTGATGATCCTTTCACAGCCAGATATTGCTCCGTTAGTATCCTTAGTCGGGGGTTTGGTTGGTTATGGACTTTATTGGCATTCGGTAGAGGCGTATTCATCAAGGAAACGCTTGGTGATTTCGTTTCTTTGGATGGCAGGGGTTTCTGCGATTCATTTTTCTTGGATGGCATCCGCTTCGCTTTTAGGCTGGGTTATTTATTTCCCATGGCTAGCTCTGATTATAGTGTCGGGAGTAGTTTTTTCCCTGTTTTCTTCAGGGTTGTTTTGGATAAAAAAGCGTCAATCCTTTTGTTTTGTTGTCTTTACATTCCCTTTTCTTTGGGTGTTTTGGGAGACAATCAGGTATCACTGTATTTTTTCAGGAATTTCTTTGGATTATATAGGATGGGCTTTAACTGGGGTCCCCTATTTGGCTCAGTTTAGTTCTTTTTTTGGTTGGTCGGGGCTTAGTGTTATTGTAATAGCAACAAATATTTCTTTTTTGTATTTCTTAGAAAGTCGTCAGTTACGATTTTTTGTTCCCTTTTTATGCATATCTTTAGTGCCTTTTTGTCTGGGAGGGATGTTTCGAGAGATTGTAAAATATAGAGAGAAACTAACTTCAGTAAGGAGTGTAAAAGTTGCTCTGCTGCAGACTGCAGAGCCTCCTTTTATTGCTATTCCTTCAAACGCATTATCCGTCTGGGAAAGAATTTTTCGGCTATGTTCCAGAATAGATACTCAAGTGGATTTGATGGTCATGCCAGAAGTTTCTGTGCCTTTCGGGGTACACAGAAAGGTGTATCCGGCTAAAGATTTTTCTATTCTTCAAGAAACATGGTTCGGGAATAAGTCTAGTTTCCCCGATGCGTCATTGTTGTCAAATAAAGAAGTAGCATGTGAACTATCCAATAAGTTCAACTGCGATTTAGTGATGGGGTTTGAACGATTCGTTGACACAACTCGGCACTTTTACAACTCTGCCCTTATGTTTTCTCCAGGGAACATTCTTTCGGGTTGCTACGATAAAAGAATATTAGTCCCCGGGGGAGAGTATATCCCAGGTGGGAAAGTTGGCGAAAAATTTTTCCGGTTCTTTTGCCCGGAGTATGTTTTGCCATATGTAAGAGAACCGGGGATAAGATCTGGCATATTTGTTTCCAAGGATGGCATCCCTTTTGCTGTAACTATTTGTTATGAAGAAACTTTTGGACATTTAGTCAGGGAATATAAGCGGTTGGGAGCGCAGCTACTCATTAATATCTCCAATGATGGCTGGTATCCAAAATCTAGGTTGCCCAAGGTGCATTTTCTTCACGGAGTGACAAGGAATTTGGAATGCGGGTTACCCTGCATTAGAGCTTGCCATACTGGGGTAACAGCTGTGGTAGATTCTTTAGGACGTGTGGTTGCTAAACTTCCGGAGGACAGTATGATTCGAAAAGTTTTGCCTGGAGTTCTAATTGCAGAAATTTCATTGTTTGAATATTGCACGCCTTACGTAATTTATGGCGATTGGCCTGTGAGGGTTATTTCTTGGGCTGCTGTAGTTATTTTTTTGTGGTGGTATTTCCGATTTCAGCAACAGTATCGAGGAATAGCGTGA